CGTCTGCACCGAATGCGAGCCGCTACCGCCGATCGAAGGGCTTCATCCGCTGACGCACGGGCAGGACACCGAAGCTGAAGTCGGAAGACCAAGAGGTTTTCTCGGAATCATTGCCGAACGGGTCATGCCTTCACGCAGGCAACCCTAAAGCGGGTCATAACCGCCGCCAGCTCTTCCTCCTCTCCTTCATTCCTGTGCTCGTCAGAGCAAGGAAGGAGAGGAGGAAGGATGCGAAACTGCTACGCGCCCTCACAGAGTCAAAAAGGCGGCCGAAGCCGCCTTTCCTCATTTATCGACCGATCAACGGCCGGCAATAATGCTGGAGATGATACCGCTGGTGACGCCGATCAGCAGGTAGTCGTTATCGGCCCGCACCCAGCGATAACCGCGGGGCGGAGGCGCCAGCCGGTAGCGGCGGTAGTCGTTGACATCGGAGAACCGGCGACGTTCGCTGGCGTTGACGCGGTATCCCTTCTTCCAATGCGACCGGACGACCACCTTCTTCTGCACGACGACGTGGGGACGGCGATGATCGTCGGCGCTGGCCTGGGAAACAACCATCGGGGAAAGAAGGAAGGAGGCGGAAAGAAGAGCTGCAAAAATCTTTTTCATGTGGGGGTCCTCATGTTGGGCACGTGACCAAACTAGGGCCGAAAAGATGAACCGAAACTGAAATAAAAATTAAACTTTTGTAATGGAATCCAATAGCTACGGGTCGAAGTTTGTACTTTAGATTAAACTCATACTCAGCGCTCGAGGGTTTGGTGCGGCCAATTGGCTTCGTCTTCTGAAGCCCTTCGGCCTCTGCTGCTCATCGCCTGGAAGGCGCGGCCGTGGAGGTTGTCCCGCTGCTGGCAGCAGGCGGCATCCTCTCTATTCGATCTAGTCTCGCCCAAAGGTGCTCAGCGCGCCAAGAGATGCATAAAAATTTGAAACGGGCGCATAATCGAGTTTCGAAGCGACGCACCTCGGGAACAGGAGAATTCTACATGTCCCGTGAGGGGACGATCAGATCAAGACAACGACGACCACAATGGAGGAAAACATGCCCGGTATCAGCATGCGCTACATCGTCGACGACGTCGACGCCGCGGTGGAATTCTACACGAGACATCTCGGCTTCTCCGTCGCGCTTCGTCCCGCACCGAGTTTCGCCATCCTGACAAGGGACGGTTTTCGTCTGTTCGTCAGTGGCATGACGGGACCGGGCGGAGCAGCTCAAGCAATGCCCGACGGGCGAAAGCCGGAGCCCGGCGGATGGAATCGTATCCAGATCGAGGTCGGAGACTTGGAGGCGAAAGTCACCGCACTGCGCCAAGCCGGTGCGCGCTTCCGCAACGAGATCGTTCAGGGCATCGGCGGCAAGCAGATCCTGCTCGATGATCCGGCCGGAAACCCGATCGAGCTCTTCGAAGCGCCTAAGAGGTGAATGGAGCGACCTCGATCATGCGGTTCACCACGCGTTTTACGCTTCGCATCGGTGAACCGCACGCATGATCCCGGTCATGCGGTTTGCCACGAACCTTGCCGCCAGCATCGCAACCCCGTCGCAGTATTTCGATTACGGCAGCCCGGCTTCGGCATCTCTCAGCCCAGGACTAACCGGAACGCCTTGCCACCGGTGTGCGAGCGTGTAGTTTCGGATTCCCATCAATTCGAAGGCAGGGAAAACATGTCCGATTCCGCCGGCGGGCTCTCCGACTATGTTGGGATACTAGCCGTGTTTCTTCTCGTCGCCGCCAATGGCTTCTTCGTTGCCGCCGAATTCGCCCTGGTGTCGGTCAGGCGTAGCCGCGTCGCCGAACTTGCCGCGGCAGGCCGCATGAACGCCTCGGCACTTCAGCGCGCCGTCGACAACCTCGACTCCAACCTTGCAGCCACCCAGCTCGGCATCACCATCTCGTCGCTCGCCCTTGGTTGGGTCGGCGAACCGGCGCTTGCGCACTTGATCGAGCCGCTGCTGTCCTGGCTGCCCGGGCAATGGGCGACGGCGGGCGCCCATACTGTTGCCGTCGTCATCGCCTTCGTCATCATCACCGCACTTCATATCGTGCTCGGCGAACTCGCGCCGAAGAGCCTGGCGCTTCAGCGCAGCGAGGCCACTTCGCTTGCCGTGGTGCGCCCGCTCGGTCTGTTTCTGGTGCTGTTCAAGCCGGCGATCTTTGTCCTGAACGGCATGGGCAACCTCGTGCTGCGGGGTGTGGGTCTTCGCGCCGGAACAGGCGAATCTTCGTTCCATTCGCCGCAGGAGCTCAAGCTGCTGGTTGCCGAGAGCCAGGAGGCCGGCCTTCTCAACCAGGTGCAGCAGCAGCTCGTCGAGCGGGTTTTCAACATCGGCGACAGACCGATCTCCGACATCATGACCCCGCGTCTCGACATCGAATGGTTCGACGCCGACGACAGCGAGGCCGAGATCCTGAAGACCATCCGCGAATGCAGCCACGAACAATTGCTGGTCGCCCGCGGCTCGATCGACGAGCCGATCGGCATGGTGTTGAAGAAGGACCTTCTCGACCAGGTTCTCGACGGCGGAAAGGTCCGGCCGATGGAGGTGATCAAGCAGCCGCTGGTGCTGCATGAGGGCACCTCGGTCGTCCGCGTGCTCGACAGTTTCAAGGCCTCACCCGTTCGCCTCGCCATCGTCATCGACGAATATGGCAGCCTCGAAGGCATCGTCACCCAGACCGACCTGCTCGAAGCCATCGCCGGCGACCTGCCGGG
This Rhizobium brockwellii DNA region includes the following protein-coding sequences:
- a CDS encoding RcnB family protein; this translates as MKKIFAALLSASFLLSPMVVSQASADDHRRPHVVVQKKVVVRSHWKKGYRVNASERRRFSDVNDYRRYRLAPPPRGYRWVRADNDYLLIGVTSGIISSIIAGR
- a CDS encoding VOC family protein, whose amino-acid sequence is MPGISMRYIVDDVDAAVEFYTRHLGFSVALRPAPSFAILTRDGFRLFVSGMTGPGGAAQAMPDGRKPEPGGWNRIQIEVGDLEAKVTALRQAGARFRNEIVQGIGGKQILLDDPAGNPIELFEAPKR
- a CDS encoding hemolysin family protein, coding for MSDSAGGLSDYVGILAVFLLVAANGFFVAAEFALVSVRRSRVAELAAAGRMNASALQRAVDNLDSNLAATQLGITISSLALGWVGEPALAHLIEPLLSWLPGQWATAGAHTVAVVIAFVIITALHIVLGELAPKSLALQRSEATSLAVVRPLGLFLVLFKPAIFVLNGMGNLVLRGVGLRAGTGESSFHSPQELKLLVAESQEAGLLNQVQQQLVERVFNIGDRPISDIMTPRLDIEWFDADDSEAEILKTIRECSHEQLLVARGSIDEPIGMVLKKDLLDQVLDGGKVRPMEVIKQPLVLHEGTSVVRVLDSFKASPVRLAIVIDEYGSLEGIVTQTDLLEAIAGDLPGSNEEPDIVVREDGSLLIDAMMPAFDAFERLGLRDRPDADFHTLAGFALHQLQHIPEAGETFVFDNWRFEVLDMDGMRIDKMLATRIPADGAEA